From a single Paenibacillus sp. FSL R5-0345 genomic region:
- a CDS encoding HD family phosphohydrolase, translating to MASKQPSKLSGFVYTNNGWKYSAATRYALFLLLGLVFYFSLSPDLLPKRYDIKENTLSAKEITAPKQILDKKATLKAAEEAAEGVSPKYKIIPMRADNLVTSLLDRIDRLNQDDLISQSDKTEIYRDEIPQRANDFILNFIASNRGGGTYSDHLLEEMQSVIKEQTYVIPDETYIKIPRLTSQDIIEMKPVARDIVTRLMNDQITDAQTARAKVAEQVSISSLSQRTAREVVQELVRLVITSNKFYDEDATKEAKVQARENTPDVFIEQGDVLVAKGQKITPELYALLDENGLLSNEVNYWPQVGLLLLATMLSAGLMVFIRYSGGTAGFKYNNSQLLMLVLVFVITIITMRLTAILQTDVHSYLGYLAPVAIGAMLITMLLDMTLAYFCSILISILASIILNVQQNSVFDFTFGFFSIVVCYVAIFATHRAGQRSTLLKGGIMVSLFGCVTVFMLMLLAGGEWKDVSTLYAVGFAFASGLLTAVLVIGLMPFFEATFGILSALKLVELSNPNHPLLRKLLTETPGTYHHSVMVGNLSEAAAEAIGADGLLCRVGSYYHDIGKTKRPFYFIENQNNMENPHDSIEPKLSKSIIVAHARDGVEMQREYKLPKPIRDIAEQHHGTTFLHYFYHKALKLAEEKGVEPDFTEEDFRYPGPKAQSKESAVVGIADSVEAAVRSLRKPTVLQVETMIEKIIKSRLDDHQFDECDLTIKELDIIARTLKETVMGIFHSRIEYPEDVRKPKKEEGAANP from the coding sequence ATGGCTTCAAAGCAACCATCTAAATTAAGCGGATTTGTATATACGAACAACGGGTGGAAGTATAGCGCGGCGACACGCTATGCTCTTTTCCTGTTACTCGGACTTGTGTTCTACTTCAGTCTGTCGCCCGATCTGCTGCCCAAGCGATATGATATTAAAGAGAATACGCTCAGTGCGAAGGAGATTACAGCGCCTAAGCAAATTCTGGACAAGAAGGCAACGCTAAAAGCGGCGGAAGAAGCTGCCGAAGGTGTATCGCCTAAGTACAAAATTATCCCGATGAGGGCTGATAATCTTGTGACCTCACTGCTGGACCGGATTGATCGCCTCAATCAGGATGATTTGATTTCGCAAAGCGATAAGACTGAGATTTATCGTGATGAGATCCCGCAGAGAGCCAATGATTTTATTTTAAATTTCATAGCCTCAAATCGGGGCGGAGGCACTTATTCTGATCATCTTTTGGAGGAAATGCAATCCGTCATAAAAGAGCAGACCTATGTCATTCCTGATGAAACTTATATTAAGATTCCACGACTGACCTCTCAGGACATTATCGAAATGAAGCCAGTCGCCCGTGATATTGTGACTAGGCTGATGAATGATCAAATCACGGACGCCCAGACTGCACGCGCCAAAGTGGCGGAGCAGGTCAGTATCAGCTCACTGAGTCAGCGTACGGCGCGTGAGGTTGTGCAAGAGTTAGTAAGGCTCGTTATTACAAGCAATAAGTTCTATGACGAAGATGCAACGAAGGAAGCGAAGGTACAGGCTCGTGAGAACACACCTGATGTGTTCATTGAGCAAGGGGACGTCCTCGTGGCTAAAGGACAAAAAATCACTCCTGAGCTGTACGCTCTTTTGGATGAGAATGGCCTGCTAAGTAATGAGGTTAACTATTGGCCTCAGGTTGGATTGCTATTACTTGCTACCATGCTATCTGCGGGTTTGATGGTATTTATCCGATACTCGGGCGGAACCGCGGGCTTCAAGTATAATAATTCCCAGTTATTAATGCTGGTGCTTGTTTTTGTTATTACGATTATCACTATGCGGTTGACCGCAATTTTGCAGACGGATGTCCATTCCTATCTTGGGTATCTGGCTCCAGTAGCCATTGGTGCTATGCTGATTACCATGCTTCTGGATATGACATTAGCGTACTTCTGTTCTATTCTGATCAGTATACTCGCCAGTATCATTTTGAATGTTCAGCAGAATTCGGTGTTTGATTTCACTTTTGGCTTCTTTTCAATAGTTGTTTGTTATGTGGCTATTTTTGCCACTCATCGTGCAGGTCAGCGTTCCACATTATTAAAGGGTGGGATTATGGTATCCCTTTTTGGTTGTGTGACTGTCTTTATGCTGATGCTGTTAGCTGGTGGAGAATGGAAAGATGTAAGCACGCTGTATGCTGTTGGTTTTGCTTTTGCGAGTGGACTTTTGACTGCGGTGCTTGTGATTGGTCTGATGCCTTTCTTCGAAGCAACCTTTGGGATTCTATCAGCACTGAAACTGGTAGAATTGTCTAATCCAAACCATCCGTTGCTGCGCAAGCTTCTTACCGAAACACCGGGAACCTATCACCATAGTGTAATGGTAGGTAACCTGTCGGAGGCTGCCGCGGAAGCGATTGGAGCAGACGGTCTACTGTGCCGTGTAGGATCGTATTATCATGATATCGGCAAAACAAAACGTCCGTTTTATTTTATTGAGAATCAGAATAACATGGAAAATCCGCATGACTCTATTGAACCGAAGCTTAGTAAATCTATCATAGTGGCCCATGCCCGCGATGGGGTGGAAATGCAACGAGAATATAAGCTGCCTAAGCCGATTCGTGATATTGCGGAGCAGCATCATGGAACTACGTTCCTGCATTATTTTTATCATAAGGCACTGAAGCTGGCGGAAGAAAAAGGTGTAGAGCCTGATTTTACAGAAGAAGATTTCCGTTATCCTGGTCCGAAGGCTCAATCGAAGGAATCGGCCGTTGTCGGAATCGCCGACAGTGTTGAAGCTGCGGTGAGATCATTGCGTAAACCAACTGTCCTACAGGTGGAGACGATGATTGAAAAGATTATTAAGAGTCGACTGGATGATCATCAGTTTGACGAATGTGATTTAACAATTAAAGAATTGGATATTATTGCACGGACGCTGAAAGAAACGGTCATGGGAATTTTCCATTCACGGATCGAATACCCAGAAGATGTGCGTAAGCCGAAAAAAGAGGAAGGGGCAGCTAACCCATGA